One Candidatus Aminicenantes bacterium DNA window includes the following coding sequences:
- a CDS encoding outer membrane beta-barrel protein — MKKVLRAVLFLAVAAALVAVPAQAQMKLDFSLFGGYGFNMSFASTVTTTSAFSSGTAGYWDAWQPFFHDPVLELKAGPSFGGRVTLWFTPMIGFEGSFEYSLAKPRFNEVNVADLEAQMDDIGYTSYFTITPEGGHLMKFYGNIIFNLMPSAQFSPYLTAGIGSTSYTIEPAINITHSGYSELMNLSYDNASALTFNGGAGFNYWFSPMIGLRVDARMFFASPKFLQNYDYKIFGSVDWPTDNYVTQSGSHMDAVITVGLVIRVM, encoded by the coding sequence ATGAAGAAGGTATTGAGGGCTGTCCTGTTCCTGGCGGTCGCGGCCGCGCTGGTGGCTGTTCCCGCCCAAGCCCAGATGAAGCTGGATTTCTCCTTATTCGGCGGTTACGGCTTCAACATGTCGTTCGCCTCCACCGTGACCACCACATCCGCCTTCTCGTCGGGCACGGCCGGATACTGGGATGCCTGGCAGCCCTTTTTCCACGATCCCGTCCTCGAGCTTAAAGCCGGCCCCAGCTTCGGCGGCCGGGTCACCCTTTGGTTCACCCCGATGATCGGGTTCGAGGGCAGCTTCGAGTACTCCCTGGCCAAGCCCCGCTTCAACGAAGTCAACGTGGCCGATCTGGAAGCCCAGATGGACGACATCGGGTATACCAGCTACTTCACCATAACGCCGGAGGGCGGGCATCTGATGAAGTTCTACGGCAACATTATCTTCAACCTGATGCCCAGCGCGCAGTTCAGCCCCTACCTCACGGCGGGAATCGGCTCGACGTCCTACACCATCGAGCCGGCCATCAACATCACTCATTCCGGATATTCGGAACTGATGAATTTGTCATACGACAACGCTTCGGCCCTGACCTTCAACGGCGGCGCCGGGTTCAACTATTGGTTCAGCCCGATGATCGGACTCCGGGTCGATGCCCGCATGTTCTTCGCCTCGCCGAAGTTCCTCCAGAACTACGACTATAAAATATTCGGCAGCGTCGACTGGCCCACCGACAATTACGTCACCCAGAGCGGCTCGCACATGGACGCGGTCATCACCGTGGGGCTCGTCATCCGGGTGATGTAA
- a CDS encoding DUF1697 domain-containing protein → MTRYVAFLRAVNVGGHATLKMESLRRAFMALGFENVRTLLASGNVVFEAGEPAAAGEAMTARIEGHLRDKLGLGTMVMLRTRREIEKLVQRDPFGDEASGRAIEYYVAFLARKPKAGYDLPIVSAKDGLELFSVEGREAFLIRRRVIGRYGSPNDLIEAKLGVAATFRNWNTVLKIGGHHT, encoded by the coding sequence ATGACCCGATACGTCGCGTTCTTGCGGGCCGTCAACGTCGGGGGGCATGCGACCCTGAAGATGGAGAGCCTGCGGCGGGCCTTTATGGCCCTGGGATTCGAGAATGTCCGGACTCTCCTCGCCAGCGGCAACGTGGTCTTCGAGGCGGGGGAGCCGGCCGCGGCGGGCGAAGCCATGACCGCGAGGATCGAAGGCCATCTGCGCGATAAGCTGGGCCTCGGGACGATGGTCATGCTCAGGACCCGCCGCGAGATCGAAAAGCTCGTCCAGCGGGATCCGTTTGGGGATGAGGCGTCCGGCCGCGCCATTGAATACTATGTCGCCTTCCTGGCTAGGAAGCCGAAAGCCGGCTACGATCTGCCCATCGTCTCGGCCAAGGACGGGCTGGAGCTATTCTCGGTCGAAGGGCGCGAGGCGTTCCTGATCCGGCGCCGGGTGATCGGCCGCTACGGCTCCCCGAATGATCTTATCGAGGCCAAGCTCGGCGTCGCCGCGACCTTCCGCAACTGGAACACCGTCCTCAAAATAGGGGGACACCATACGTAA
- a CDS encoding S1-like domain-containing RNA-binding protein: MADIGKLNTLKIAKAVDFGIYLDGGVLGEILLPKRYIPAGAKVGDRIEVFLYFDSDDRLIATTEKPLAMVGDFAYLKVKAVNAVGAFLDWGLSKDLLVPFREQHRPQMREGHGYCVFLYLDAASRRIAASAKLSKFLNTLPVPFVVGQEVGLLIYEKTELGYKAIVENSHSGVLYKNEVFRDLALGQRIRGYIHKIREDGKIDLRLDKPGYGKVGYLTEAILKQIADHGGFLEVTDRSSPAEIAALFGASKKAFKMAVGALYKQRLITIEANGLRLV, from the coding sequence ATGGCCGATATCGGAAAGCTCAATACCCTGAAGATCGCCAAGGCGGTCGATTTCGGGATCTATCTCGACGGCGGCGTCCTGGGCGAGATCCTACTGCCCAAGCGCTACATCCCGGCCGGCGCGAAGGTCGGCGACCGGATCGAAGTCTTTCTCTATTTCGACTCGGACGACCGCCTGATCGCCACGACCGAGAAGCCCCTGGCCATGGTCGGCGATTTCGCCTACCTTAAGGTCAAGGCCGTCAACGCGGTCGGCGCCTTCCTCGACTGGGGCCTATCCAAGGATCTCCTGGTCCCGTTTCGGGAACAGCATCGCCCCCAGATGCGAGAGGGGCACGGATATTGCGTCTTCCTATATCTGGACGCCGCCAGCCGCCGCATCGCGGCCTCGGCCAAATTGAGTAAATTTCTCAACACCCTGCCGGTCCCGTTCGTCGTCGGCCAGGAGGTCGGCCTCCTCATCTACGAGAAGACCGAGCTGGGCTACAAGGCCATCGTCGAAAATTCCCACTCCGGCGTGTTGTACAAGAACGAGGTCTTCCGCGATCTCGCCCTGGGCCAGCGCATCCGCGGCTATATCCATAAGATCCGCGAGGACGGCAAGATCGACCTGCGCCTGGACAAGCCCGGCTACGGCAAAGTCGGGTATTTGACCGAAGCGATTCTAAAACAGATCGCCGACCACGGGGGATTTCTCGAGGTCACCGACCGCTCGTCTCCCGCAGAGATTGCGGCCCTCTTCGGGGCAAGCAAGAAGGCCTTCAAAATGGCCGTCGGCGCGCTTTACAAGCAGCGACTGATCACGATCGAAGCGAATGGACTGCGATTAGTCTGA
- a CDS encoding penicillin-binding transpeptidase domain-containing protein encodes MKKRACFAIAAIISIFTCGLLAAPQTKPISLPADLSPTIGPLFAGIDGAFVIYDLQAGQYARYNAKRCAERLPPFSSFKIVNSLIALETGVAKDADLLIPFDPAKYPEKDEWIKNGFTEWLRDHTLRSAFKNSVVWYFRELARRIGLERMTSFMGKIGYGNGDISDGLDVFWLTGSLKISADEQANFLARLLRGELAFSRRTVDIVKGIMIKETGDGKSLGVKTGGGFLGEKAFGWYVGFVEKDGRAYTFALNMDGKTFDEVRAKRGVLAAEILGRLGIL; translated from the coding sequence ATGAAAAAAAGAGCGTGTTTCGCGATTGCGGCAATCATCTCCATATTCACCTGCGGCCTTTTAGCCGCCCCTCAAACCAAGCCGATTTCACTGCCGGCCGATCTGAGCCCAACGATCGGCCCGCTCTTTGCCGGCATCGACGGCGCCTTTGTCATTTATGATCTGCAGGCCGGCCAATACGCCCGCTACAACGCCAAGCGCTGCGCCGAGCGCTTGCCCCCGTTTTCGAGCTTCAAGATCGTCAATTCGCTTATCGCCCTGGAAACCGGGGTCGCCAAGGACGCCGATCTGCTGATCCCTTTCGATCCCGCGAAATACCCCGAAAAGGACGAATGGATCAAGAACGGCTTCACCGAATGGCTCCGCGATCATACCCTGCGCTCGGCCTTTAAAAACTCCGTGGTTTGGTACTTCCGGGAGCTGGCCCGGCGGATCGGGCTCGAGAGGATGACTTCGTTCATGGGCAAGATCGGCTACGGGAACGGCGACATCTCGGACGGGCTCGACGTATTCTGGCTGACGGGGAGCCTCAAGATCTCCGCCGACGAGCAGGCGAATTTCCTAGCGCGCCTGTTGCGCGGCGAGCTGGCGTTCTCGCGGCGGACGGTCGACATCGTCAAAGGCATCATGATCAAGGAAACCGGCGACGGGAAGAGCCTGGGCGTCAAGACGGGCGGCGGTTTCTTGGGCGAAAAGGCTTTCGGCTGGTACGTCGGCTTTGTCGAGAAAGACGGCCGCGCCTATACCTTCGCCCTCAACATGGACGGCAAGACATTTGATGAGGTCCGCGCCAAGCGAGGCGTGCTGGCCGCGGAGATTTTGGGCCGCCTCGGGATCCTTTGA
- a CDS encoding helix-turn-helix transcriptional regulator has product MTFGPYVKDLREKCGLTLRQFCRLAELDASNWSKVERGILPPPKTRQQINDVASVLAVPKDSEAYKTMLDLAAISHMPTELLANDRVAENISIFLRTARNKKPKAGEVAELLKLFRQK; this is encoded by the coding sequence ATGACCTTCGGTCCCTATGTCAAGGATTTGCGGGAGAAGTGCGGCCTGACGCTGCGGCAGTTCTGCCGGCTAGCCGAGCTGGACGCCAGCAACTGGAGCAAGGTGGAGCGGGGCATCCTGCCGCCGCCGAAAACGAGGCAGCAGATCAACGACGTCGCCAGCGTGCTGGCTGTCCCGAAGGATTCCGAGGCTTATAAAACCATGCTCGATTTGGCCGCCATCAGCCACATGCCGACGGAGCTGCTGGCGAATGATCGGGTCGCCGAAAACATCTCGATCTTCCTGCGGACGGCCCGGAATAAGAAGCCCAAGGCCGGCGAGGTAGCGGAGCTGTTGAAGCTGTTCCGGCAAAAATAG
- a CDS encoding AbrB/MazE/SpoVT family DNA-binding domain-containing protein → MLSRVLKWGNSLAVRIPKTMADEMNVAENTSIELKVKEGALEIKPTAVQWTLSALLAGVTEANTHEEWETGPAQGRELL, encoded by the coding sequence ATGCTTTCCAGAGTCCTCAAATGGGGCAACAGCCTGGCCGTCAGAATCCCCAAAACCATGGCCGATGAGATGAACGTGGCCGAGAATACGTCTATAGAGTTGAAAGTGAAAGAAGGCGCCTTGGAGATCAAGCCCACCGCGGTGCAATGGACGCTCTCGGCGCTCCTTGCCGGCGTTACCGAGGCCAACACGCACGAGGAATGGGAGACCGGGCCCGCCCAGGGACGGGAACTGTTGTGA
- the mazF gene encoding endoribonuclease MazF — protein MGDRARPGTGTVVKAAAYVPSRGDLIWISLNPQAGHEQAGRRPAVVLSPASYNAAVGLALLCPVTSRIKGYPWEVVIPEGLPVTGVALSDQVKSLDWRIRRAERIAPLPASVTAEILGKLGTLLAD, from the coding sequence ATGGGAGACCGGGCCCGCCCAGGGACGGGAACTGTTGTGAAAGCCGCCGCGTACGTCCCGAGCCGCGGCGACTTGATCTGGATCTCCCTCAATCCCCAAGCCGGCCACGAGCAAGCCGGCCGCCGTCCCGCCGTCGTGCTGTCCCCCGCGTCCTACAACGCCGCCGTCGGCCTGGCCCTTCTCTGTCCCGTGACGAGCCGGATCAAAGGCTATCCCTGGGAGGTCGTCATCCCCGAAGGCCTGCCCGTCACCGGAGTCGCGCTCTCCGACCAGGTCAAATCGCTGGATTGGCGAATCCGTCGGGCCGAGAGAATCGCCCCCCTCCCGGCCTCAGTCACCGCCGAGATTCTCGGCAAGCTGGGAACGCTGCTCGCCGACTAG
- a CDS encoding ankyrin repeat domain-containing protein, which yields MNKTVVWLAAIFILAAGISSAFGQDVPEEAKRHFDRGTAVMKTAKTHEEYLSAIKEFQQAADLSVYWPIIYYHLGKAQEKAEQYGNAVYSLKEYLRQAPEANDAETVVSLIKKLEARFYSSVDVKAKDENGSTALHVAAEAGYVDAAAMLIARGADVNARHNEGYTPLALAVGFNRMEVAKLLLAKGADIEAKDAEGRTPLYHAVVINRMGMAEWLISKGADINAKDADGQTPLDRTAFQGQREMAGLLIAKGADINARNKDGDTPLHQAADRGCQDVVELLIAKGADIEAGNNNGVTPLFVANDKEIAGLLIAKGANIKAKNKDGCTPLHFAAGNGATDIAERLIAHGADVNAKDNNGLTPLLEGVRVGEKGVVELLIAKGADISAKSKDGNTAMIYAVYNRDTGVAELLIAKGADINAKDKFGFSPLALAVSQNKKEMADLLRKHGAK from the coding sequence ATGAATAAAACCGTTGTTTGGCTCGCGGCCATCTTCATTCTGGCGGCGGGAATCTCATCCGCCTTCGGGCAGGACGTCCCCGAGGAGGCCAAGCGGCATTTCGACCGCGGCACGGCCGTCATGAAGACGGCCAAAACGCACGAAGAATATCTATCGGCCATCAAGGAGTTCCAGCAAGCGGCCGATCTCTCAGTTTACTGGCCCATTATCTATTACCATCTCGGAAAGGCGCAGGAGAAAGCCGAACAATACGGCAATGCGGTCTACAGCCTCAAGGAATATCTCCGGCAGGCTCCGGAGGCGAATGACGCCGAAACGGTTGTGAGCCTGATCAAGAAGCTGGAAGCCAGGTTTTACAGCAGCGTGGACGTGAAGGCCAAGGATGAAAACGGCTCGACGGCCCTGCACGTCGCCGCCGAAGCGGGCTACGTGGACGCGGCTGCGATGCTGATCGCCAGAGGCGCCGATGTGAATGCCAGGCACAACGAAGGCTATACGCCGCTGGCCCTGGCCGTTGGTTTTAACAGAATGGAAGTGGCCAAGCTGCTCCTCGCCAAAGGCGCGGACATCGAGGCCAAGGACGCCGAAGGCCGAACGCCGCTTTATCATGCCGTCGTCATCAACCGCATGGGCATGGCCGAGTGGCTGATCTCTAAAGGCGCTGACATCAACGCCAAAGACGCAGACGGCCAAACGCCGCTGGATCGGACCGCCTTTCAGGGGCAAAGGGAAATGGCCGGGCTGTTGATCGCCAAAGGCGCCGATATCAACGCTAGGAACAAGGACGGCGATACGCCGCTGCATCAGGCGGCCGATAGAGGCTGCCAAGATGTAGTCGAGCTGCTGATCGCCAAAGGGGCCGACATTGAGGCCGGGAATAATAACGGAGTTACCCCTCTCTTTGTCGCGAACGATAAGGAAATCGCCGGGCTGCTGATCGCCAAAGGCGCGAACATCAAGGCCAAGAATAAGGACGGTTGCACGCCGCTGCACTTTGCCGCCGGGAATGGCGCAACGGATATCGCTGAGCGGTTGATCGCCCATGGCGCCGATGTAAACGCCAAGGATAATAACGGCCTGACGCCGCTGCTTGAGGGCGTCCGAGTCGGCGAAAAGGGAGTGGTCGAACTGTTGATTGCCAAAGGCGCCGATATAAGCGCCAAGAGCAAAGACGGCAATACGGCCATGATCTATGCCGTCTATAATCGCGACACGGGCGTAGCCGAGCTGCTGATCGCCAAAGGCGCGGATATCAATGCCAAGGATAAGTTCGGCTTCTCGCCGCTGGCGCTGGCCGTCTCTCAAAACAAGAAGGAAATGGCCGATTTATTAAGGAAGCATGGAGCGAAGTGA